The following are encoded in a window of Haloarcula halophila genomic DNA:
- a CDS encoding DUF7289 family protein produces the protein MTLEGSNAIDKRGMSTVVAAVLLIGITMVGIAVVLLAGSAVVEDLNADSNEEISEETMLKVDSVFQQSDEDGQTFEISDEVDKDVSINRNATYSLTLNGDANCMAGPRQMGTIRHDGKDTVTAYEAGGVWKMTEAGAVMSAPPDLNYDNGSLSVSFTNVTGDLTSSGTLKATSNVTKEVNEQRNISRELYGSGACSPTTVDNASLKISNSTFARAWADWARNNYDDKRVNVSAEGGMPAEPHDNVTITFQLGDVSDPEFRAKNVTVTPGPGSDYEVSAEITNVGGLDATKEVRFVYDNGTVDTSKDVTLAGKASKTVTFTLDDSDIVSGSPPRPRNVTVAADDNSTTKVQFNSPSATPNVGFSAENISTGTTVGNTTDGHVWVSNTGGMTKTATIGLNVTGQPNTTWSATVHPGENVSQDISDALPINREGKHQLNFTVGSDSMQVPFVVGPPGRFEINSLSYNTPTRGDTETFSATVENVGNQTLTGYVNATVKNEDTGTVVASTNGTETLANTDTATRSVTHTFSNTGTYSVTLTTPNQTQRSTFYVKAGNAAPNFVINRLEIDPSSVRETNDVTIGVTVTNSGGISDEQTLDLENQETNSDLEEWDVTLNPGQEKTKTFTTTVENNSADFDMGQNTIEAETENGSLSQILEVRAEGSGVEEGEDSDGSEFLEFTKDARIEIVAGGSELEGNGTDYYGRYEIAAPTTVRTYVENETTTDISPLWTGEYGGNINHPHAEQRMYRETIDNPYVKEMNVTAGSKLSVWGTSYYCRDYRDDGYNHYRTFQGTEYELDAYTCSDWGGERIDITNTKSSSNVIILGNGDKPPALGQASAFQLGLDDMLDTVNASIDEDGNLQLAEDQYIFMYELSERNALPENADQPNDPDYNDAVVSLKIVSTERENVQPATFNITDVDAPARVSSGSGDTSVDVTINNTGEKAGQASIHPAFDGSPQSPETTGVLDPGEETDVTITLPTASYGPGTYNWEVEARGSDGVTDDSQAQQLRIGSAGGPYYQVTKMEGPAVAEINNGTDDIDDSNPVISTQIDNIGSRDGTNMDLTLVYENTDTGNSYSVTKTRTISAGTSTGLTFEITATPGREGNYSYYVTTPNTTSGNQSIELGQSDVEPANINIGTKDYTPGTQIVRRGRISRMNVGVENVGRVSDEREVRLRISKDDGTTVVDSSKTETVYTGATQPTQYGFDVSSLSTGNTYDYEIRVYNDTQSAESGENTTVRGELFLQKVPDGVSTREDSPVNVDSEVINVTAP, from the coding sequence ATGACTTTAGAGGGGAGTAACGCGATCGATAAGCGTGGGATGTCGACTGTCGTGGCGGCGGTACTTCTCATCGGTATCACTATGGTGGGTATCGCTGTCGTTCTCCTGGCTGGGTCTGCCGTTGTGGAGGACCTAAATGCCGACTCGAACGAGGAGATCTCAGAGGAGACGATGCTGAAAGTCGACAGTGTCTTCCAACAGTCCGACGAGGATGGACAGACGTTCGAGATCAGCGACGAGGTCGACAAAGACGTCTCTATCAACCGGAACGCGACCTACAGTCTGACGCTAAACGGGGACGCTAACTGCATGGCAGGCCCCCGGCAGATGGGAACGATCAGACACGACGGGAAAGACACTGTTACTGCGTACGAGGCGGGTGGTGTCTGGAAGATGACCGAAGCTGGTGCGGTGATGAGTGCGCCGCCGGACCTGAACTACGACAACGGCTCGCTCTCGGTTTCGTTCACGAACGTCACCGGGGACCTCACCTCCAGCGGAACGCTGAAAGCGACTTCGAACGTTACGAAGGAAGTCAACGAGCAACGTAACATCAGCCGCGAACTGTACGGCAGCGGCGCTTGCTCGCCGACGACGGTCGACAACGCATCGCTGAAAATAAGCAACAGCACGTTCGCACGCGCATGGGCGGACTGGGCCCGGAACAACTACGACGACAAGCGCGTGAACGTGAGCGCCGAAGGCGGAATGCCCGCCGAACCCCACGACAACGTTACGATCACGTTCCAGCTTGGTGACGTGTCCGATCCCGAATTCCGGGCGAAAAACGTCACCGTGACACCGGGTCCGGGGTCAGACTACGAGGTCAGTGCCGAAATCACGAACGTTGGCGGACTGGATGCGACGAAGGAGGTCAGGTTCGTCTACGACAACGGGACGGTCGATACTTCCAAGGACGTGACTCTCGCAGGAAAGGCCAGCAAGACGGTCACCTTCACGCTCGACGACAGTGATATCGTCTCCGGGAGCCCCCCGAGACCGCGTAACGTCACGGTCGCGGCCGACGATAACTCGACGACGAAAGTCCAGTTCAACAGTCCATCGGCCACTCCGAACGTCGGGTTCTCCGCGGAAAATATCTCGACCGGGACGACCGTCGGGAACACGACTGACGGCCACGTCTGGGTCAGCAACACCGGCGGCATGACCAAGACGGCGACGATCGGACTCAACGTCACTGGCCAACCCAACACCACCTGGAGTGCGACGGTCCATCCCGGCGAGAACGTCAGCCAGGATATCAGCGACGCCCTGCCGATCAATCGCGAGGGGAAGCATCAACTGAACTTCACTGTCGGCAGTGACTCGATGCAGGTCCCGTTCGTCGTCGGACCCCCCGGTCGCTTTGAGATCAACAGCCTGAGCTACAACACGCCAACGCGGGGCGATACGGAGACGTTCTCGGCGACCGTCGAGAACGTCGGCAACCAGACGTTGACCGGCTACGTCAACGCGACGGTCAAGAACGAGGACACCGGGACAGTCGTCGCCAGCACCAACGGGACCGAGACGCTGGCAAACACCGATACGGCGACCCGATCGGTCACGCATACGTTCTCGAACACCGGCACCTACAGCGTGACCCTGACGACGCCGAACCAGACCCAGCGGAGCACGTTCTACGTCAAAGCCGGGAACGCGGCGCCGAATTTCGTCATCAACCGTCTGGAGATCGATCCCAGCAGCGTCAGGGAGACCAACGATGTCACGATCGGTGTCACCGTAACGAACAGCGGCGGAATCAGCGACGAACAGACACTCGACCTCGAGAATCAGGAGACGAACTCCGACCTCGAAGAGTGGGACGTGACGCTGAACCCCGGCCAGGAGAAGACAAAGACGTTCACGACGACTGTCGAGAACAACTCGGCTGATTTCGACATGGGCCAGAACACGATCGAAGCCGAGACCGAGAACGGCTCGTTGAGTCAGATTCTGGAGGTCAGAGCGGAAGGGTCCGGTGTCGAAGAAGGTGAAGACAGCGACGGAAGCGAGTTCCTCGAATTTACGAAAGACGCGCGAATCGAGATCGTCGCCGGCGGTTCGGAACTTGAGGGCAACGGTACGGACTACTACGGCAGATACGAGATCGCTGCGCCGACAACAGTCCGGACATACGTCGAGAACGAGACGACAACAGACATTTCCCCGCTCTGGACCGGCGAATACGGTGGCAACATCAACCACCCGCATGCAGAGCAGCGGATGTATCGGGAGACCATCGATAATCCGTACGTCAAAGAGATGAACGTCACCGCCGGGTCGAAGCTCTCCGTCTGGGGAACGTCATACTATTGTCGGGACTACAGAGACGACGGGTACAACCACTATCGGACCTTCCAGGGGACCGAATACGAACTGGACGCGTACACCTGTTCCGACTGGGGAGGTGAACGGATCGATATCACGAACACGAAGAGTTCGAGCAACGTTATTATCCTGGGCAACGGCGACAAACCGCCAGCACTCGGACAAGCGAGTGCGTTCCAACTCGGCCTGGACGACATGCTCGATACGGTCAACGCGAGCATCGACGAAGACGGGAACCTCCAGCTCGCCGAAGATCAGTACATCTTCATGTACGAGCTATCGGAGCGGAACGCGCTGCCCGAAAACGCCGATCAACCGAACGACCCGGACTACAACGACGCCGTCGTGTCGCTGAAGATCGTAAGTACAGAGCGTGAGAACGTCCAACCTGCGACGTTCAACATCACCGACGTGGACGCACCGGCACGGGTCAGCAGCGGTTCGGGAGACACCAGCGTCGACGTGACGATCAACAACACCGGTGAGAAGGCCGGACAGGCCAGTATCCATCCGGCGTTTGACGGTTCACCACAGAGTCCGGAAACCACGGGCGTACTCGATCCCGGCGAGGAGACGGACGTTACGATCACCCTGCCGACGGCGAGCTACGGCCCCGGGACGTACAACTGGGAAGTGGAGGCACGGGGAAGCGACGGAGTGACCGACGATTCACAGGCCCAGCAGCTACGGATCGGGAGCGCCGGCGGCCCGTACTATCAGGTGACAAAGATGGAGGGGCCGGCAGTCGCCGAAATCAACAACGGCACCGACGATATCGACGACAGTAACCCGGTTATCAGCACACAGATCGACAACATCGGGTCCAGAGACGGGACCAACATGGACCTGACGTTGGTCTACGAGAACACCGACACCGGAAACAGCTACTCCGTGACGAAGACGCGGACGATCTCGGCGGGTACCAGCACAGGACTCACCTTCGAGATCACCGCAACTCCGGGCCGTGAAGGGAACTACAGCTACTACGTGACGACGCCCAACACGACGAGCGGGAACCAGTCCATCGAGCTCGGCCAGTCGGATGTCGAACCGGCAAACATCAACATCGGGACGAAAGATTACACGCCCGGAACCCAGATCGTCCGCCGCGGACGTATCTCGCGGATGAACGTCGGTGTCGAAAACGTCGGTCGAGTCTCCGACGAGCGAGAGGTCCGTCTCCGGATCTCGAAGGACGACGGGACGACGGTCGTCGACAGTTCGAAGACCGAGACGGTGTACACCGGTGCAACCCAACCGACACAATACGGCTTCGACGTCAGTTCACTCTCGACAGGGAACACCTACGACTACGAGATACGGGTCTACAACGACACGCAGAGCGCAGAGAGTGGCGAGAACACCACTGTGCGTGGCGAGCTGTTCCTCCAGAAAGTCCCCGACGGCGTCAGTACGCGTGAGGACTCGCCGGTCAACGTCGACTCCGAAGTCATCAACGTGACCGCGCCGTAG
- a CDS encoding O-methyltransferase, with translation MDENPLPEVTERFARALAPEPDEVIAEMDAKADREGFPTVGPAVGGWLRLLARLVDATRVFEFGSGFGYSAYWIAPAIPGDGEIVLTEIDADELDEARGFLDRGGFTDRAVFEHGDAIETIEEYAGPFDVVLIDNEKHRYTEAFEAVRETVPVGGVVVADNAIEAGPLDFEAVRALLAGEDVAANEPSRGIAGYLERVRDDPDFETGLLPLGEGVAVSVRVG, from the coding sequence ATGGACGAGAATCCACTACCCGAGGTCACGGAACGGTTCGCGCGGGCGCTGGCACCCGAGCCCGACGAGGTGATCGCCGAGATGGACGCGAAGGCCGACCGGGAGGGGTTCCCGACGGTCGGACCGGCGGTCGGCGGCTGGCTGCGACTGCTCGCGCGACTGGTCGATGCCACACGGGTCTTCGAGTTCGGCTCGGGCTTTGGCTACTCGGCGTACTGGATAGCGCCAGCGATCCCCGGCGATGGGGAGATCGTCCTGACAGAGATCGACGCCGACGAACTCGACGAAGCTCGTGGCTTCCTCGATCGGGGTGGGTTCACCGACCGCGCCGTCTTCGAACACGGCGACGCCATCGAGACCATCGAGGAGTACGCCGGCCCTTTCGACGTCGTCCTGATCGACAACGAGAAACACCGGTACACGGAGGCCTTCGAGGCCGTCCGCGAGACGGTCCCCGTCGGTGGCGTCGTCGTCGCGGACAACGCTATCGAGGCCGGCCCGCTCGATTTCGAAGCCGTGCGTGCCCTGCTGGCCGGCGAGGACGTCGCCGCCAACGAACCGAGCCGCGGGATCGCCGGCTACCTCGAACGGGTCCGGGACGACCCCGACTTCGAGACGGGACTGCTCCCGCTGGGTGAAGGCGTCGCCGTCAGCGTCCGCGTGGGCTGA
- a CDS encoding chemotaxis protein CheC, whose amino-acid sequence MSLMIDIRKLGLFNKMAKEGGNTVANHLSQMTGMETEMEITKINFIDVPDIKTHVGDQKQIGISIEMIEQPHGHILFLFNAQSAKELAHGMIGDMGETDPNASGFTDMERSAIQEIGNIMTSGFIDGWANVLDTTIDISTPNFTFGPGSGMIDQLVGDRDNEMALMFDSRVHALESDINVKVYTFPRLEELVDLMQQIEV is encoded by the coding sequence ATGAGTTTGATGATAGATATCCGGAAGCTCGGGTTGTTCAACAAGATGGCAAAAGAGGGTGGCAACACCGTTGCGAACCACTTGAGCCAGATGACCGGGATGGAGACGGAGATGGAGATCACGAAGATCAACTTCATCGACGTCCCGGACATCAAGACACACGTCGGCGACCAGAAACAGATCGGCATCAGCATCGAGATGATCGAACAGCCCCACGGCCACATCCTCTTTCTGTTCAACGCCCAGAGCGCCAAGGAACTCGCACACGGGATGATCGGCGACATGGGCGAGACCGACCCGAACGCCAGCGGATTCACCGACATGGAGCGGTCGGCGATCCAGGAGATCGGCAACATCATGACCTCGGGCTTCATCGACGGCTGGGCGAACGTACTGGATACGACCATCGACATCTCGACGCCGAACTTCACGTTCGGCCCCGGAAGCGGGATGATCGACCAACTCGTCGGCGACCGCGACAACGAGATGGCGCTGATGTTCGACTCGCGAGTTCACGCACTGGAGTCGGACATCAACGTCAAAGTCTACACCTTCCCCAGACTCGAAGAGTTGGTCGACCTGATGCAACAGATCGAGGTGTAA
- a CDS encoding acyl-CoA dehydrogenase family protein, with amino-acid sequence MELLSEYPVPEHAREVKQEAREFAEEHIKPNAADYYESGEYPWEVLEAGMDAGLVAQDLGEEWGGKGFDLQQVLAIAEEFYKADAGIALTLQLASFGAEIVEEHGADWQKEEFLEPVARNDQITGLAVSEPETGSDLAGMTTAAERDGDEWVINGEKYWIGNGVEADWVTLYAKTGDDENNRYGNYSMFIVPTDAPGYHAEHIPEKMGFRASKQAHIVLDDCRIPEENLVGVEGAGFYMLADFFNHGRVIVGGHGIGLAAAAIEEAWEFVHDREAFGRTVDEFQAVQHKLADMHLDFQSARSLTWDAAERVANDENAGYWAALAKTIATEAATDCAERGMQLHGGRSVLTENRISRVYRDVRIPVIYEGANDIQRNLIYRQAPQ; translated from the coding sequence ATGGAGCTACTGTCAGAGTATCCGGTCCCGGAGCACGCCCGCGAGGTCAAACAGGAGGCCCGAGAGTTCGCAGAAGAGCACATCAAGCCCAACGCCGCGGACTACTACGAATCCGGCGAGTACCCCTGGGAGGTCCTCGAAGCCGGGATGGACGCCGGTCTGGTCGCCCAGGACCTCGGCGAGGAGTGGGGTGGCAAAGGGTTCGACCTCCAGCAGGTGCTGGCGATCGCAGAGGAGTTCTACAAGGCCGACGCCGGGATCGCGCTGACACTCCAACTCGCGAGTTTCGGTGCCGAGATCGTCGAGGAACACGGCGCCGACTGGCAGAAAGAGGAGTTCCTGGAGCCGGTCGCTCGGAACGACCAGATCACGGGACTGGCCGTCTCCGAACCCGAGACCGGCAGCGACCTGGCCGGGATGACCACCGCCGCCGAGAGAGACGGCGACGAGTGGGTCATCAACGGCGAGAAGTACTGGATCGGCAACGGCGTCGAGGCCGACTGGGTGACGCTGTACGCCAAGACCGGCGACGACGAGAACAACCGGTACGGCAACTACTCGATGTTCATCGTCCCGACCGACGCCCCGGGGTACCACGCCGAGCACATCCCCGAGAAGATGGGCTTTCGCGCCTCGAAACAGGCACACATCGTGCTGGACGACTGTCGCATCCCCGAAGAGAACCTCGTCGGCGTCGAGGGCGCTGGCTTCTACATGCTCGCGGACTTCTTCAATCACGGCCGTGTCATCGTCGGCGGTCACGGGATCGGGCTCGCGGCGGCCGCCATCGAGGAGGCCTGGGAGTTCGTCCACGACCGCGAGGCCTTCGGTCGGACCGTCGACGAGTTCCAGGCGGTCCAGCACAAACTCGCGGACATGCATCTGGACTTCCAGAGCGCCCGCTCGCTCACCTGGGACGCCGCCGAACGCGTCGCCAACGACGAGAACGCCGGCTACTGGGCCGCGCTGGCGAAGACCATCGCGACCGAGGCGGCGACGGACTGTGCCGAACGCGGGATGCAACTCCACGGCGGCCGGTCGGTGTTGACCGAGAACCGCATCTCCCGCGTGTATCGTGACGTGCGCATCCCGGTCATCTACGAGGGCGCCAACGACATCCAGCGCAACCTCATCTACCGCCAGGCACCGCAGTAG
- a CDS encoding N-acyl homoserine lactonase family protein, whose protein sequence is MDDIEVTFLDRGRVQADRNFVVDGASVATASNRDPSHEYETYVVWNLVIETPEMTILWDTGSHPEAGDGYWPEPLYEAFAHVDADEHHLVDDLGGAGYELADIDAVVMSHLHLDHAGGLAEFAGTDVPVYVHREELPFAYFSANTDEGSIAYLQRDFDHDLNWQIVHGDSYHLTDGVELLHLPGHTPGLMGALIDRPGTPLLIVGDEAYVEANYAGQSMATSLLWSNAAWKESLERCRNIQRETGADVLLGHDLSVFESLA, encoded by the coding sequence ATGGACGACATCGAAGTCACGTTTCTCGACCGTGGGCGCGTACAGGCGGACCGGAACTTCGTCGTCGACGGCGCAAGCGTCGCGACCGCGTCGAACCGCGACCCGAGCCACGAGTACGAGACCTACGTCGTCTGGAACCTCGTGATCGAGACCCCGGAGATGACGATCCTCTGGGACACCGGCTCCCATCCCGAGGCTGGCGACGGCTACTGGCCCGAGCCGCTGTACGAGGCGTTCGCCCACGTCGACGCCGACGAACACCACCTCGTCGACGACCTCGGCGGGGCCGGCTACGAGTTGGCAGACATCGACGCCGTCGTGATGAGCCACCTCCACTTGGACCACGCCGGCGGCCTCGCGGAGTTCGCCGGAACCGACGTACCGGTCTACGTCCACCGCGAGGAACTCCCCTTCGCGTACTTCAGCGCGAACACCGACGAGGGATCGATCGCCTACCTCCAACGGGACTTCGACCACGATCTGAACTGGCAGATCGTCCACGGCGACAGCTATCACCTCACCGACGGCGTCGAACTGCTCCACCTCCCCGGTCACACCCCCGGGCTCATGGGCGCGCTGATCGACCGCCCGGGGACGCCGCTGTTGATCGTCGGCGACGAGGCGTACGTCGAAGCCAACTACGCCGGCCAGTCGATGGCGACGAGCCTCCTCTGGAGCAACGCCGCCTGGAAGGAGAGTCTAGAGCGGTGTCGGAACATCCAACGCGAGACCGGTGCCGACGTACTCCTGGGTCACGATCTGTCGGTGTTCGAGTCGCTGGCCTGA
- a CDS encoding DICT sensory domain-containing protein: MSLSELISGVEDHEQTLTVFNAEASVVADLREQFADRNVQVRAERTESGRPGEFVTLSDDGEIVTATGLASFRDSIAGPDISLSEAPYRPILDNLDETMFTSWSISQLVAASREIEDRAARVGGGTLHAGFQTVSTLKGELDLYEHLGERGVEVHAYAVPDEEAPSHSAFTLHADRGSEIAESWFVVFDGNGDDEQKCALLAEERDPRAFYGFWTYDPTTVDYIVEHLESTYWLVEQ, translated from the coding sequence ATGTCGCTCTCGGAACTCATCTCGGGCGTCGAGGACCACGAGCAGACGCTGACGGTCTTCAACGCCGAGGCGTCGGTCGTCGCCGACCTCCGCGAGCAGTTCGCCGACCGGAACGTCCAGGTTCGGGCCGAGCGGACCGAGAGCGGGCGGCCAGGGGAGTTCGTCACGCTCAGCGACGACGGCGAGATCGTGACCGCGACGGGGTTGGCGTCGTTCCGTGACTCGATCGCCGGTCCCGACATCTCGCTCTCTGAAGCGCCGTATCGCCCGATTCTCGACAACCTCGACGAGACGATGTTCACCTCCTGGTCGATCTCGCAACTGGTCGCGGCCTCCCGTGAGATCGAGGATCGGGCCGCTCGCGTCGGCGGTGGGACGCTGCACGCCGGCTTCCAGACGGTCTCGACGCTCAAAGGCGAACTCGATCTCTACGAACACCTCGGCGAACGGGGTGTCGAGGTCCACGCCTACGCCGTCCCGGACGAGGAAGCGCCGTCACACAGCGCGTTCACGCTCCACGCCGACCGCGGTTCCGAGATCGCAGAGTCGTGGTTCGTCGTCTTCGACGGGAACGGTGACGACGAACAGAAGTGTGCGCTGCTGGCCGAGGAACGCGACCCGCGGGCATTCTACGGGTTTTGGACGTACGACCCGACGACGGTCGACTACATCGTCGAGCATCTGGAGTCGACGTACTGGCTCGTGGAGCAGTAG